In Priestia megaterium NBRC 15308 = ATCC 14581, the following proteins share a genomic window:
- a CDS encoding MFS transporter, whose amino-acid sequence MESRKKLDLLALASVPLIMTLGNSMLIPVLPVIEKRLQISSLQVSMIITVYSIFAIFLIPIAGYLSDRFGRKKIIIPSLLLAAVGGALTGWASWQMANPFWVILIGRAIQGIGSAGAMPVVMPCVGDMFKDEQEITKGLGLIETANTFGKVLSPILGAFLAAMIWFLPFWFIPILCLISILLVIFLVKVPKNDSSSESEQKKKSIKQFLKDLKKTLKENIGWLMAIFILGAIIMLVLFGVLFYLSTILEERYHIVNTKKGLVMAIPLLALSISSFVAGKKVGNNKIVMKWSAFFGFLLLTCSFIILFFNTSLFSILLTLVLGGIGIGAALPSLDALITEGIEKEERGTITSLYSSMRFVGVAAGPPLYTLLMKWSDMAVFQTSLGVSAVGAILVLKAIKPKPEGGVKLKKAEV is encoded by the coding sequence ATGGAAAGTAGAAAAAAATTGGATTTACTTGCTCTTGCTTCTGTGCCACTTATCATGACCCTCGGAAATTCAATGTTAATTCCGGTATTGCCGGTGATTGAAAAACGTCTACAGATAAGCTCGCTGCAGGTATCCATGATTATCACGGTCTATTCAATTTTCGCTATTTTTTTAATCCCGATTGCTGGTTATTTATCAGATCGATTTGGCCGCAAGAAAATTATTATTCCAAGTTTGCTGCTTGCTGCAGTAGGAGGGGCTTTAACAGGCTGGGCTTCATGGCAAATGGCCAATCCTTTCTGGGTTATTTTAATTGGCCGCGCGATTCAAGGAATAGGTTCAGCAGGAGCTATGCCTGTTGTGATGCCTTGTGTAGGAGATATGTTCAAAGACGAGCAAGAAATTACAAAAGGACTAGGTTTAATTGAAACAGCTAATACGTTTGGGAAAGTACTAAGCCCAATACTGGGAGCTTTTTTAGCGGCTATGATTTGGTTTCTTCCTTTTTGGTTCATTCCTATTCTTTGCCTTATTTCGATTCTTTTGGTTATCTTTTTAGTAAAAGTTCCGAAAAATGATAGTTCTTCTGAATCTGAACAAAAAAAGAAAAGTATTAAGCAGTTTTTGAAGGATTTGAAGAAAACGCTCAAAGAAAATATTGGATGGCTTATGGCTATTTTTATTTTAGGCGCCATTATTATGCTTGTATTATTCGGTGTTTTATTTTACCTATCGACCATACTAGAGGAGCGTTATCATATTGTGAATACGAAAAAAGGTTTAGTGATGGCTATTCCTTTGCTCGCTTTATCTATTTCTTCTTTTGTGGCGGGGAAAAAAGTTGGAAACAATAAAATCGTTATGAAGTGGTCTGCTTTTTTTGGCTTCTTATTGTTAACATGTTCTTTCATCATTTTATTTTTTAATACGTCTCTTTTTAGTATTTTACTCACTTTAGTGCTTGGTGGAATTGGAATTGGAGCAGCTCTTCCCAGTCTTGATGCGCTTATTACAGAAGGAATTGAAAAGGAAGAGAGAGGAACCATTACGTCTCTTTACAGTTCGATGCGCTTTGTAGGAGTAGCAGCTGGGCCTCCCCTTTATACATTGCTTATGAAGTGGTCGGACATGGCTGTGTTCCAAACGTCTCTAGGGGTTAGTGCGGTAGGTGCCATTTTAGTTTTAAAAGCGATTAAACCAAAGCCTGAAGGTGGCGTAAAACTGAAGAAAGCTGAAGTGTGA